The following are from one region of the Mycolicibacterium diernhoferi genome:
- a CDS encoding glycosyltransferase family A protein: MLAFITTLRHPHNSADYGRVEALLQDTLASIARQTCDDYVVIVVGNRAPSFPLPSRTHFVEVDFVRPSLQRTAQTGNAPLVWDKGTKVGVGLVAAGEFNPEYVMQVDADDFVHRDLAAFAHDNPGRPGWVLKRGVMYSRARNAYTVQRRLFRICGTSFIVPLEAYEVPAHLTVSATQQEIADAFGDGLEEVLGNHRYSLEWWERRGRVLEPLPFSGAVYHVDTGENHSGNELLGPARPYRPHLARDFGINASKGPASTVWSSVGLPALKPDRSPRLPSFMSPRPRTAYLQGYSPPE; the protein is encoded by the coding sequence ATGCTGGCCTTCATCACCACGCTGCGTCATCCGCACAACTCGGCCGACTATGGACGTGTCGAAGCGCTGCTCCAGGACACCCTCGCCTCGATCGCCCGGCAGACCTGCGACGACTACGTCGTGATCGTGGTCGGCAACCGTGCGCCGTCGTTCCCGCTCCCGTCCAGGACGCATTTCGTCGAGGTGGACTTCGTACGCCCGTCGCTACAACGGACGGCGCAGACCGGCAACGCGCCGTTGGTGTGGGACAAGGGCACCAAGGTCGGCGTCGGGCTGGTCGCCGCGGGGGAGTTCAACCCCGAATACGTCATGCAGGTCGACGCCGACGATTTCGTGCACCGGGACCTCGCCGCGTTCGCCCACGACAATCCGGGCCGGCCCGGTTGGGTGCTCAAGCGCGGTGTCATGTACTCACGGGCCCGCAACGCCTACACCGTGCAACGCAGACTGTTCCGTATCTGCGGCACCTCGTTCATCGTCCCGTTGGAGGCCTACGAGGTCCCGGCACACCTGACGGTGTCGGCGACCCAGCAGGAGATCGCCGACGCCTTCGGCGACGGTCTGGAAGAGGTTCTCGGTAATCACCGGTACTCGCTGGAGTGGTGGGAGCGACGCGGCCGGGTGCTGGAGCCGTTACCGTTCTCCGGGGCGGTCTATCACGTGGATACCGGGGAGAACCACTCCGGCAATGAGCTGCTCGGCCCCGCGCGGCCGTACCGCCCGCACCTGGCGCGGGATTTCGGTATCAACGCCTCCAAGGGCCCGGCGTCCACGGTGTGGTCCTCGGTCGGTCTGCCTGCTCTGAAACCCGACCGGTCGCCACGCCTTCCGTCGTTCATGTCGCCGCGGCCGAGAACCGCCTACCTGCAGGGGTACTCGCCCCCCGAGTGA
- a CDS encoding cellulase family glycosylhydrolase — protein MATLSNSATTLGFADSRIYFYDDAKVADTVQRWVADNIRTVRIGIPWSGVESVKGRMDWSRSDRVVNAAGAADISVIASILSPPWWATAFGAMPPNGRPASTEAYGLFAAKVAERYRGKIAAYEIWNEPNGFTGYSPKPDPAGYVKLMKAAYPRIKAADPGVIVVGGVLGSGSSWGQLTINPVTFLSQMYAHGAAPFFDALSYHPYSWSMKFSAGMQQPGTPVDQLVRMRKIMLEQGDGAKKIWVTEYGLPTTRVSESTQAAYISDMISTWRELPYAGPLMLYTTRDINSHSWNDEERFGIYRSNWAPKLAQKVVQSPPGTTEVFRRFSVHTDPSLGEVLSPVYAVTSKVWAQMRTEGTLWETAPGSFLVSPTPVADLARSQKGAPTSAFANGYQDFAGSQRFRIWYSPQTGAHWGNAEFVKKWVPELGLATSSQRWVNGATRVDFQRGVMTWRPFIGVKVYLSQ, from the coding sequence GTGGCCACATTGAGCAACTCGGCCACCACACTCGGTTTCGCCGATTCGCGCATCTACTTCTACGACGACGCGAAGGTCGCCGACACCGTGCAGCGATGGGTCGCGGACAACATCCGCACCGTCCGGATCGGTATTCCGTGGTCCGGAGTCGAGTCCGTCAAGGGAAGAATGGACTGGTCGCGATCCGACCGGGTGGTCAATGCCGCGGGGGCCGCCGACATATCGGTCATCGCCTCCATCCTTTCCCCGCCGTGGTGGGCAACCGCATTCGGGGCGATGCCGCCGAACGGCCGGCCGGCGTCGACCGAGGCCTACGGATTGTTCGCCGCAAAAGTCGCCGAACGGTACCGGGGCAAAATCGCCGCTTATGAGATCTGGAACGAGCCGAACGGTTTCACCGGCTATTCCCCGAAACCGGACCCGGCCGGCTATGTGAAGCTGATGAAGGCGGCTTATCCACGCATCAAGGCCGCCGATCCCGGTGTCATCGTCGTCGGGGGCGTGCTCGGATCCGGATCGAGCTGGGGTCAGCTGACCATCAATCCGGTCACCTTTCTGAGTCAGATGTACGCCCACGGCGCGGCCCCCTTCTTCGACGCATTGTCGTACCACCCGTACAGCTGGAGCATGAAGTTCTCGGCCGGCATGCAGCAGCCCGGAACGCCGGTGGACCAACTGGTGCGGATGCGCAAGATCATGCTGGAACAGGGGGACGGCGCGAAGAAGATCTGGGTCACCGAGTACGGCCTGCCGACCACCCGGGTCAGCGAGTCGACGCAGGCGGCCTACATCTCCGACATGATCAGCACCTGGCGGGAACTCCCGTACGCCGGTCCGCTGATGCTGTACACGACCCGAGACATCAACAGCCACAGTTGGAATGACGAGGAGCGGTTCGGGATCTATCGATCGAACTGGGCGCCCAAACTCGCACAGAAGGTGGTGCAGTCCCCGCCCGGTACGACCGAGGTGTTCCGGCGGTTTTCCGTGCACACCGATCCCAGCCTCGGGGAGGTGCTCAGCCCGGTCTACGCGGTGACGTCGAAGGTCTGGGCGCAGATGCGTACCGAGGGCACGCTGTGGGAGACCGCACCGGGCAGCTTCTTGGTGTCCCCGACGCCGGTCGCGGATCTGGCGCGGTCGCAGAAGGGCGCTCCGACAAGCGCTTTCGCCAACGGCTATCAGGACTTTGCCGGTTCGCAGCGCTTCCGTATCTGGTATTCCCCGCAGACGGGCGCGCATTGGGGCAACGCGGAATTCGTCAAGAAGTGGGTGCCCGAACTCGGATTGGCGACGTCCTCGCAGAGGTGGGTGAACGGGGCGACCCGGGTGGACTTCCAGCGCGGCGTCATGACGTGGCGGCCCTTCATCGGCGTCAAGGTGTACCTCTCTCAGTAA
- a CDS encoding amino acid ABC transporter substrate-binding protein/permease, whose protein sequence is MRAQTSPNGRRIRSQRYRRQVTVLVAGLLVALFGTAVLAPATAAAEGENYTIATDTTFAPFEFQDSQGNFVGIDMDLIRAIAEDQKFTVDIKPLGFDAALQAVQANQVDGVIAGMSITDERKKVFDFSEPYFESGVQMAVLESNDEIKSYADLRGKRVSVKNGTQGSDFANSIKDEYGFQVVSFADSSTMFDEVKTGNSVAVFEDYPVLLYGIAQGNGFKTVTPKEDPTGYGFAVNKGRNSELLQKFNTGLNNLRESGRYDEIIARYLGAEATENDTSFFGLIKSTSPMLLAGLKMTIILTVVSIFFALILGVIFGLARVSRSIWLRAIGTAFVDIFRGTPLLVQAFFIYFGIPATLGIQMSAVTAGIITLSLNAGAYMTEIVRGGILSVDKGQMEAARSLGIGYLPTMRKVILPQAVRTMIPSYINQFVITLKDTSILSVLGIAELTQSGRIIIAGNYKAFEMWLIVGIIYFVVIMALTKLSDRIANRLERG, encoded by the coding sequence ATGCGAGCGCAGACCTCGCCGAACGGGCGACGCATTCGAAGTCAGAGGTACAGACGGCAGGTCACGGTTCTGGTCGCCGGTCTACTGGTGGCGCTGTTCGGCACCGCGGTGCTCGCTCCGGCGACAGCGGCCGCCGAGGGCGAGAATTACACCATCGCCACCGACACGACCTTCGCACCGTTCGAATTCCAGGACAGCCAGGGGAATTTCGTCGGTATCGACATGGATCTGATCCGGGCGATCGCCGAGGACCAGAAATTCACCGTGGACATCAAACCGCTCGGATTCGACGCGGCCCTGCAGGCCGTGCAGGCCAACCAGGTCGACGGTGTGATCGCGGGCATGTCCATCACCGACGAACGCAAGAAGGTGTTCGACTTCTCCGAACCCTACTTCGAGTCCGGTGTGCAGATGGCGGTGCTCGAGTCCAATGACGAGATCAAGTCCTATGCGGATCTGAGGGGCAAGAGGGTATCGGTCAAGAACGGCACCCAGGGATCCGATTTCGCCAACTCGATCAAGGACGAGTACGGCTTCCAGGTCGTCTCCTTCGCGGATTCCTCGACCATGTTCGACGAGGTGAAGACCGGTAACTCGGTCGCGGTGTTCGAGGACTACCCGGTGCTGCTCTACGGGATCGCGCAGGGCAACGGCTTCAAGACCGTGACACCCAAGGAGGACCCCACCGGGTACGGTTTCGCGGTCAACAAGGGGCGCAACTCCGAGCTGCTGCAGAAGTTCAACACCGGGTTGAACAACCTGCGCGAGTCTGGCCGGTACGACGAGATCATCGCACGCTACCTCGGTGCAGAGGCCACCGAGAACGACACCTCGTTCTTCGGGCTCATCAAGAGCACCAGCCCGATGTTGCTGGCGGGCCTGAAGATGACGATCATCCTGACGGTCGTATCGATCTTCTTCGCGCTCATACTCGGTGTCATCTTCGGATTGGCCCGGGTGTCCCGGTCGATCTGGTTGCGCGCCATCGGTACCGCCTTCGTCGACATCTTCCGCGGCACACCACTGCTGGTGCAGGCCTTCTTCATCTACTTCGGCATCCCGGCGACGCTGGGGATCCAGATGTCGGCGGTCACCGCGGGCATCATCACGCTCTCGCTCAACGCCGGCGCCTATATGACCGAGATCGTCCGGGGTGGCATTCTCTCGGTGGACAAGGGGCAGATGGAGGCGGCCCGCAGCCTGGGGATCGGCTACCTGCCCACCATGCGGAAAGTGATTCTGCCGCAGGCGGTCCGCACGATGATCCCGTCCTACATCAACCAGTTCGTCATCACCTTGAAGGACACGTCGATCCTGTCTGTGCTCGGTATCGCCGAGCTCACGCAGAGTGGCCGGATCATCATCGCGGGCAACTACAAGGCTTTCGAGATGTGGTTGATCGTCGGCATCATCTACTTCGTCGTCATCATGGCGCTGACCAAGCTTTCGGACAGAATCGCGAATCGGCTGGAGAGGGGCTAG
- a CDS encoding amino acid ABC transporter ATP-binding protein, with amino-acid sequence MSELVTEAASADPEGTVKIRIEGLKKSFGDLLVLDGISTTISQGEVVCVIGPSGSGKSTFLRCLNKLEDITAGKVTIDDYDLTDPKVNLDKVRQHIGMVFQHFNLFPHMTVLQNVTLAPLLTKKADKAAAEKKARELLAQVGLAEKADVKPATLSGGQKQRVAIARALAMNPSIMLFDEATSALDPEMVGDVLEVLRQLAAAGMTMVVVTHEMGFAREVASRVIFMADGNIVEDDSPEEVFGNPKHPRLQEFLSKVL; translated from the coding sequence ATGAGTGAACTGGTAACCGAAGCCGCCTCCGCGGACCCGGAGGGCACTGTCAAGATCCGCATCGAAGGGCTGAAGAAGTCCTTCGGGGATCTGCTGGTTCTGGACGGCATCAGCACAACGATCAGCCAGGGCGAAGTGGTCTGCGTCATCGGACCGTCGGGCTCCGGCAAGTCGACGTTCCTGCGTTGCCTCAACAAGTTGGAGGACATCACCGCAGGGAAGGTGACCATCGACGACTACGACCTGACCGATCCGAAGGTCAACCTGGACAAGGTCCGTCAGCACATCGGGATGGTGTTCCAGCATTTCAATCTCTTCCCGCACATGACGGTGCTGCAGAACGTCACGCTGGCGCCGCTGCTGACGAAGAAAGCGGACAAGGCCGCCGCCGAGAAGAAGGCCCGCGAGCTGCTCGCTCAGGTCGGGCTGGCCGAGAAGGCCGATGTGAAGCCGGCCACGCTGTCCGGTGGCCAGAAACAGCGGGTCGCGATCGCGCGGGCGCTGGCCATGAACCCGTCCATCATGTTGTTCGACGAGGCCACCAGCGCACTGGATCCGGAGATGGTCGGTGACGTGCTGGAGGTGTTACGCCAGTTGGCCGCCGCCGGCATGACGATGGTGGTGGTCACCCACGAGATGGGGTTCGCGCGCGAGGTGGCCTCCCGGGTGATCTTCATGGCCGATGGCAACATCGTGGAGGACGACTCCCCGGAAGAGGTGTTCGGCAACCCGAAACATCCTCGGCTGCAGGAGTTCCTGTCCAAGGTGCTGTGA
- a CDS encoding alpha/beta fold hydrolase: protein MTQVTNILGRTGKAPRTTRLLAAVILLTAGATIWTARSRPRDVVAAAAAVDDDHHPGPVPQAPALPDRPLEHRCVPAHFAATAHHRPDRVAIRTATSTVTYRELLSATLASTRPRPAGSEPHAAMLSAPLTPSAVATVLGLFGSGIAVVALDPAMPQNRAQTIASILTEHGYRLQHVQVPAELPAGPVPEPGAGLGGGTDVDDVASIQFTSGSTGVPKAVLHPHGLWLADAQLLNDRFELGDGRTVALCMPISFAAGLNVAIAALLGGAEIVAIDPQTTSAGEALDRIADAGAHAITCTPAFVGALHAAARGRTLPAVRRIVTTGEPAHARHVRLARELAPNAVFTNWAGSTETLAIASYDIPPTAALPHGVIPVGVPAPHKRIDIGEEGAVSISSRHLALGYLDPAASAAAFTVHPDGSRTYAGGDVGRWDDQGNLVLSGRADATVKIRGYLVEPSEIESTLLSYDDVREAAVVAGTVDDTPTLTAYVSADPEARTPAVAELRTRLHRDLPAYMVPTHLVVLPALPRGDRGKVDRMALPPVQRPVFDPARGEAESSVARLWSEVLRVEQVGRGDGFYALGGDSLSVTQMLARVTEVHGVKLNPSDLAGAPTVAEFAARLAGDGQVGASTRDSTTVALRPVSADTVGAPIFCFPGAGASSLCFRPLAERFGEQTAVYALEPKGLEKRAIPDLSVRAAARRQVRNLRQVQPAGPYVLVGHSLGAHIALETARLLEKDGETIELLVLLDPWLSPRAARLARGDLPDVQVTLQQTVPTDPRSWWEHQKKLPLAGLFVGDLHRRTMAVEEVGVMTGLRYVPRPWAGRALVVLSHLNKDDPRLWPRILTGDLSVERLECTHASIVREPHVGAVRAMIDDRRRG from the coding sequence ATGACGCAGGTCACGAACATCCTCGGGCGCACGGGCAAGGCACCCCGCACAACCCGGCTACTGGCCGCCGTGATCCTTCTCACGGCCGGCGCCACGATCTGGACGGCGCGATCCCGGCCGCGCGACGTGGTCGCGGCGGCGGCCGCGGTCGACGACGATCACCATCCCGGACCGGTCCCCCAGGCACCGGCACTGCCCGACCGGCCGCTCGAACATCGCTGCGTTCCCGCCCATTTCGCGGCCACCGCGCACCACCGCCCCGACCGGGTCGCGATACGGACCGCGACGTCGACCGTGACCTACCGCGAACTGTTGAGTGCGACACTCGCTTCCACCCGCCCGCGTCCCGCCGGCAGCGAGCCGCACGCCGCGATGCTCTCGGCCCCGCTGACCCCGTCCGCGGTGGCCACCGTGCTCGGACTGTTCGGCTCCGGCATCGCCGTCGTGGCACTGGACCCCGCCATGCCGCAGAACCGGGCCCAGACGATCGCGTCGATCCTGACCGAACACGGTTATCGGCTCCAGCACGTGCAGGTCCCGGCCGAGCTGCCGGCCGGCCCGGTGCCCGAACCCGGCGCCGGGCTCGGTGGCGGCACGGACGTCGACGATGTCGCGAGCATCCAGTTCACCTCGGGGTCCACCGGTGTGCCCAAAGCGGTGCTGCATCCGCACGGTCTGTGGCTTGCCGACGCCCAGTTGCTCAACGATCGCTTCGAACTCGGCGACGGCCGCACGGTCGCGCTGTGCATGCCGATCAGCTTCGCGGCCGGACTCAACGTCGCGATCGCCGCGCTGCTCGGCGGGGCGGAGATCGTCGCGATCGACCCGCAGACGACCTCCGCGGGCGAGGCGTTGGACCGCATCGCCGATGCGGGCGCCCACGCGATCACCTGCACACCGGCGTTCGTCGGCGCCCTGCACGCCGCCGCCCGCGGCCGCACCCTGCCCGCGGTTCGGCGCATCGTCACCACCGGTGAGCCCGCGCATGCCCGTCACGTGCGGCTGGCCCGGGAGCTGGCGCCGAACGCGGTGTTCACCAACTGGGCCGGGTCCACCGAGACGCTGGCCATCGCCAGTTACGACATCCCGCCGACGGCGGCATTACCGCACGGCGTCATTCCGGTCGGAGTTCCCGCCCCGCACAAGCGGATCGACATCGGCGAGGAGGGTGCCGTCTCCATCAGCTCGCGTCATCTCGCCCTCGGTTATCTGGATCCGGCGGCGTCCGCGGCGGCCTTCACGGTGCATCCGGACGGGTCACGGACCTATGCCGGCGGGGATGTCGGGCGGTGGGACGACCAGGGCAATCTGGTGCTGTCGGGACGCGCCGATGCCACCGTCAAGATCCGCGGCTACCTCGTCGAACCGTCCGAGATCGAATCCACCCTGCTCAGTTACGACGATGTCCGCGAAGCCGCGGTGGTCGCCGGCACGGTCGACGACACCCCCACCCTGACCGCCTATGTGTCCGCCGATCCCGAGGCCCGCACCCCCGCGGTGGCCGAACTGCGCACCCGCCTGCACCGGGACCTGCCCGCCTACATGGTGCCCACACACCTGGTGGTGTTGCCCGCACTGCCCCGCGGTGACCGCGGCAAGGTCGACCGGATGGCGCTGCCTCCGGTGCAGCGGCCGGTGTTCGATCCTGCACGCGGAGAAGCGGAATCATCGGTCGCCCGGCTGTGGTCGGAGGTGCTGCGCGTCGAGCAGGTGGGCCGCGGGGACGGCTTCTACGCCCTGGGTGGGGACTCGTTGTCGGTGACGCAGATGCTGGCGCGCGTCACCGAGGTGCACGGGGTGAAGCTCAACCCTTCGGATCTGGCCGGCGCACCGACGGTCGCGGAGTTCGCGGCGAGGTTGGCCGGCGACGGCCAGGTGGGCGCGTCGACACGGGACTCCACGACCGTGGCATTACGCCCGGTGTCCGCGGATACCGTCGGCGCGCCGATCTTCTGCTTTCCCGGGGCGGGCGCCTCGTCGTTGTGCTTCAGGCCGTTGGCCGAGCGGTTCGGCGAGCAGACCGCGGTGTATGCGCTGGAGCCCAAGGGGCTGGAGAAGCGGGCGATCCCGGATCTGTCGGTACGTGCCGCGGCGCGGCGCCAGGTACGCAATCTGCGCCAGGTACAGCCGGCGGGCCCCTACGTCCTGGTCGGGCACTCACTGGGCGCCCACATCGCCTTGGAGACCGCCCGGCTGCTCGAAAAAGACGGTGAGACAATAGAACTGCTCGTGCTGCTCGACCCCTGGTTGTCGCCCCGGGCAGCCAGGCTTGCGCGTGGCGACCTACCGGATGTGCAGGTGACACTGCAGCAGACGGTGCCCACGGACCCGCGGTCGTGGTGGGAGCACCAGAAGAAGCTGCCGCTGGCCGGCTTGTTCGTCGGTGACCTGCACCGCAGGACCATGGCGGTCGAGGAGGTCGGCGTCATGACCGGGCTGCGCTACGTCCCGCGGCCCTGGGCCGGCCGGGCCCTGGTGGTGCTGAGCCATCTCAACAAGGACGATCCGCGACTGTGGCCGCGGATCCTCACCGGGGACCTCAGCGTCGAACGCCTGGAGTGCACGCACGCGTCGATCGTCCGCGAACCGCATGTCGGCGCCGTACGCGCCATGATCGACGATCGCCGCCGCGGCTAG
- a CDS encoding LLM class F420-dependent oxidoreductase — MRIGVVFPQTELGGDPGAVRAYGQRVQDLGFTHVLAYDHVVGADPAVHTGWAGPYDVHTTFHEPLVMFGYLAAITTTLELVTGVLILPQRQTALVAKQAAEVDLLSAGRLRLGVGIGWNAVEYEALGEDFGNRGARSAEQISVLRRLWSEPSVTIEGRYHRVTGAGLAPLPVQRPIPVWIGSASDPGYRRAGRLADGWFPMMAPGPALDHARGVVDDAARAAGRDPATIGMEGRVSWRGDDDATRRDIAAWAQAGATHLSISTMGAGLKDVDEHLEVLARIAAGLTMP; from the coding sequence ATGCGAATCGGTGTGGTATTTCCGCAAACGGAGTTGGGCGGCGATCCCGGTGCGGTCCGCGCCTACGGCCAACGGGTGCAGGATCTGGGATTCACCCACGTGCTGGCCTACGACCATGTCGTCGGCGCCGACCCCGCCGTACACACCGGGTGGGCGGGCCCCTATGACGTGCACACCACCTTCCACGAACCGCTGGTGATGTTCGGCTATCTGGCCGCCATCACCACCACCCTGGAACTGGTCACCGGTGTCCTCATCCTTCCCCAGCGCCAGACCGCCCTGGTGGCCAAGCAGGCAGCCGAGGTGGATCTGCTCAGCGCCGGACGGCTTCGCCTCGGCGTCGGAATCGGCTGGAACGCCGTCGAGTACGAGGCGCTCGGCGAGGACTTCGGTAATCGCGGCGCACGCTCGGCCGAGCAGATCAGCGTGCTGCGCCGACTGTGGAGCGAACCGTCGGTGACCATCGAGGGGCGCTATCACCGGGTCACCGGCGCCGGCCTGGCACCGCTGCCGGTACAGCGGCCCATCCCGGTGTGGATCGGGTCGGCCTCGGATCCGGGCTACCGGCGGGCCGGCCGGCTGGCCGACGGGTGGTTCCCGATGATGGCACCCGGGCCCGCGCTCGACCACGCCCGCGGCGTGGTCGACGACGCCGCGCGGGCTGCCGGCCGGGACCCGGCCACGATCGGCATGGAGGGACGGGTGTCCTGGCGCGGCGACGATGACGCGACCCGGCGCGACATCGCGGCCTGGGCACAGGCCGGCGCCACTCACCTGTCGATCAGCACCATGGGAGCCGGGCTCAAGGATGTCGACGAGCATCTGGAGGTGCTGGCCCGTATCGCGGCCGGCCTGACCATGCCCTGA
- a CDS encoding acyltransferase family protein, translating into MSTGTRTDRPTSSRVASLTGLRALAALLIVATHAAFGTGQLSDGYLGAVYARLEVGVPVFFVLSGYLLFRPWVLSAERGTPGPSVRRYARRRIRRIAPAYVITVLTAFAIYHFRDAGPNPGHSWLGLLQHLTLTQIYPPSYFAVMHQGLTQMWSLAVEVAFYAVLPLLAGLLLTVLCGRRWRPTLLLTGLALLGAVTPLWLWFTQTTDLLPGSANIWLPAHLIYFVGGMTLAVLQVRGARCRPWLVLPLALAALLVVASPVAGNISGQDLAPWQPVVKTFLYAVFACALMAPLVLGDGGRYARLLGSRPVVWLGEISYEIFLLHVIVMEFAMSEVLRWPVFTGAMPVLFGVTVAMTIPAAWVLHRWTRVPGAERAERAERSRP; encoded by the coding sequence GTGAGCACCGGTACCCGGACCGATCGGCCCACCAGTTCTCGGGTGGCGTCGCTGACAGGTCTGCGCGCGCTGGCCGCACTGTTGATCGTGGCCACCCATGCGGCCTTCGGCACCGGCCAACTGTCCGACGGCTATCTCGGCGCGGTCTACGCACGCCTCGAAGTCGGCGTCCCGGTGTTCTTCGTGCTGTCGGGATACCTGCTGTTCCGGCCCTGGGTTCTGTCCGCCGAGCGCGGGACCCCGGGGCCGTCGGTGCGCCGCTATGCGCGCCGCCGGATCCGGCGCATCGCTCCCGCCTATGTCATCACGGTGCTCACCGCCTTCGCGATCTACCACTTCCGGGACGCCGGGCCGAATCCCGGCCACAGCTGGCTGGGCCTGCTGCAACACCTCACGTTGACCCAGATCTATCCGCCGAGTTACTTCGCGGTGATGCACCAGGGCCTCACGCAGATGTGGAGCCTGGCAGTGGAAGTCGCCTTCTACGCGGTGCTGCCCCTGCTGGCGGGACTGCTGTTGACGGTGCTGTGCGGCCGGCGCTGGCGACCGACCCTGCTGCTGACCGGACTGGCGCTGCTCGGTGCGGTGACACCGCTGTGGCTGTGGTTCACCCAGACCACCGACCTGCTGCCCGGATCGGCCAATATCTGGCTGCCCGCGCACCTGATCTACTTCGTGGGCGGGATGACCCTGGCGGTGCTGCAGGTACGCGGGGCCCGCTGCCGGCCCTGGCTCGTGCTGCCGCTCGCGTTGGCCGCGCTGCTGGTGGTGGCCTCACCGGTGGCCGGGAACATCAGCGGCCAGGACCTCGCGCCCTGGCAACCGGTGGTCAAGACGTTCCTCTACGCCGTGTTCGCCTGCGCGCTGATGGCGCCACTGGTCCTCGGCGACGGCGGCCGCTACGCCCGCCTGCTCGGTTCCCGGCCGGTGGTCTGGCTCGGCGAGATCTCCTACGAGATCTTCCTGTTGCATGTCATCGTGATGGAGTTCGCGATGTCGGAGGTGCTGCGCTGGCCGGTGTTCACCGGCGCGATGCCGGTGCTGTTCGGCGTCACCGTGGCCATGACCATCCCGGCGGCCTGGGTGTTGCACCGCTGGACCCGGGTACCCGGCGCCGAACGCGCCGAACGCGCCGAAAGGAGCCGTCCATGA
- a CDS encoding DUF427 domain-containing protein: MSSPEQDYPPPATERGRVEPVPRRIRGYAGTDLVFDTLGARYVWEIPSYPHYYVPLRDVRAEFLSDDGHPQRVQFGASRLHTLDAGGRSCPGAARVFDDGLLPGHVRFEWDSLAWFEEDERIYGHPRSPYSRHDALRSHRHVRVELDGIVLAETRTPVLLFETGLPTRYYLDPTDIAMQHLEPSDTQTLCPYKGITSAYWSVRTGETVHADLAWMYQYPLPAVSRIAGLVAFYNEKVDLVVDGVALPRPVTTFT; the protein is encoded by the coding sequence ATGAGTTCACCGGAGCAGGACTACCCACCACCGGCCACCGAACGCGGCCGCGTCGAACCGGTCCCGCGCCGGATACGCGGCTACGCCGGTACCGATCTGGTCTTCGACACCCTGGGCGCCCGCTATGTCTGGGAGATCCCCTCCTACCCGCACTATTACGTCCCGCTGCGCGATGTGCGCGCGGAGTTCCTGTCCGACGACGGGCATCCCCAGCGGGTGCAGTTCGGGGCGTCGCGGCTGCACACGCTCGATGCCGGCGGGCGGTCCTGTCCGGGCGCGGCCCGGGTGTTCGACGACGGACTGCTGCCCGGCCATGTGCGCTTCGAATGGGACAGCCTGGCCTGGTTCGAGGAGGACGAGCGGATCTACGGCCACCCCCGCAGCCCGTACTCCCGCCATGACGCGCTGCGTTCGCACCGCCACGTCCGCGTGGAGCTCGACGGCATCGTGCTGGCCGAGACCCGGACCCCGGTGCTGCTGTTTGAAACCGGCTTGCCGACAAGGTATTACCTCGACCCCACGGACATCGCGATGCAGCATCTGGAGCCCAGCGACACCCAGACCCTGTGCCCGTACAAGGGCATCACCTCGGCGTACTGGTCGGTGCGGACCGGCGAGACGGTGCACGCCGATCTGGCCTGGATGTACCAGTACCCGCTGCCGGCGGTGTCCCGGATCGCGGGGCTGGTGGCGTTCTACAACGAGAAGGTGGACCTGGTGGTCGACGGCGTGGCGCTGCCGAGGCCGGTGACGACGTTCACGTAG